The following are from one region of the Escherichia sp. E4742 genome:
- a CDS encoding ATP-dependent DNA helicase, which translates to MTDDFAPDGQLAKAIPGFKPREPQRQMAVAVTQAIEKSQPLVVEAGTGTGKTYAYLAPALRAKKKVIISTGSKALQDQLYSRDLPTVAKALKYTGNMALLKGRSNYLCLERLEQQALAGGDLPVQTLSDVILLRSWSNQTVDGDISTCVSVAEDSQAWPLVTSTNDNCLGSDCPMYKDCFVVKARKKAMDADVVVVNHHLFLADMVVKESGFGELIPEADVMIFDEAHQLPDIASQYFGQSLSSRQLLDLAKDITIAYRTELKDTQQLQKCADRLAQSAQDFRLQLGEPGYRGNLRELLANPQIQRAFLLLDDTLELCYDVAKLSLGRSALLDAAFERATLYRTRLKRLKEINQPGYSYWYECTSRHFTLALTPLSVADKFKELMEQKPGSWIFTSATLSVNDDLHHFTSRLGIEQAESLLLPSPFDYSRQALLCVPRNLPQTNQPGSARQLAAMLRPIIEANNGRCFMLCTSHAMMRDLAEQFRATMTLPVLLQGETSKGQLLQQFVSAGNALLVATSSFWEGVDVRGDTLSLVIIDKLPFTSPDDPLLKARMEDCRLRGGDPFDEVQLPDAVITLKQGVGRLIRDADDRGVLVICDNRLVMRPYGATFLASLPPAPRTRDIARAVRFLAIPSSR; encoded by the coding sequence GTGACGGACGATTTTGCACCAGACGGTCAACTGGCGAAAGCGATACCTGGTTTTAAGCCGCGTGAACCACAGCGACAGATGGCAGTCGCTGTGACCCAGGCGATAGAAAAAAGCCAGCCGCTGGTGGTGGAAGCGGGAACCGGTACAGGCAAAACCTATGCTTACCTTGCCCCTGCGCTGCGGGCGAAAAAGAAAGTCATTATCTCGACGGGCTCAAAAGCGTTGCAGGATCAGCTCTACAGCCGCGATTTGCCGACGGTGGCAAAGGCGTTGAAATACACGGGCAACATGGCGTTGCTGAAAGGGCGCTCAAACTACCTCTGCCTCGAACGACTTGAACAGCAGGCGCTGGCGGGTGGAGATTTGCCAGTACAAACCTTAAGCGATGTGATCCTGCTGCGTTCCTGGTCAAATCAGACGGTAGATGGCGATATCAGCACCTGCGTTAGCGTGGCGGAAGATTCGCAGGCGTGGCCGTTGGTCACCAGCACCAACGATAATTGTCTCGGCAGCGACTGCCCGATGTATAAAGATTGCTTTGTGGTCAAAGCGCGCAAAAAAGCGATGGACGCCGATGTGGTGGTGGTAAACCATCATCTGTTTCTGGCAGATATGGTGGTGAAAGAGAGCGGATTTGGCGAACTGATCCCGGAAGCAGACGTCATGATCTTCGACGAAGCCCACCAATTGCCGGATATTGCCAGCCAGTACTTCGGTCAGTCGCTTTCCAGTCGACAATTACTTGATTTAGCGAAAGATATTACCATTGCCTACCGCACCGAATTAAAAGATACCCAACAGTTACAAAAGTGCGCTGACCGTCTTGCCCAGAGCGCGCAGGATTTTCGCCTGCAACTCGGCGAGCCGGGCTATCGTGGCAACCTGCGCGAACTGTTAGCCAATCCGCAAATTCAGCGAGCGTTTTTACTGCTCGATGACACCCTTGAACTTTGTTATGACGTGGCGAAACTGTCGCTGGGACGCTCCGCCTTGCTGGATGCGGCATTTGAACGCGCCACGTTATATCGCACACGACTGAAACGGCTAAAAGAGATCAATCAGCCGGGCTATAGCTACTGGTACGAATGTACATCACGCCATTTTACCCTGGCGCTGACGCCGTTAAGCGTGGCGGATAAATTCAAAGAGTTAATGGAGCAAAAGCCCGGAAGCTGGATCTTTACCTCGGCAACGCTGTCGGTGAATGACGATCTGCATCATTTCACTTCGCGGCTTGGTATCGAACAGGCTGAATCGTTGCTGTTGCCCAGCCCCTTTGATTACAGCCGCCAGGCGTTACTCTGTGTGCCGCGCAATCTGCCGCAAACCAACCAGCCAGGTTCTGCTCGCCAGTTAGCGGCAATGCTGCGACCGATCATCGAAGCTAACAACGGTCGTTGCTTTATGCTTTGTACCTCGCACGCCATGATGCGCGATCTGGCTGAGCAGTTCCGCGCTACCATGACGCTTCCCGTATTGTTGCAGGGGGAAACCAGCAAAGGGCAACTGTTGCAGCAATTTGTCAGTGCCGGTAACGCGCTTCTTGTGGCAACCAGTAGTTTCTGGGAAGGGGTGGACGTGCGTGGCGATACATTGTCATTGGTGATTATCGACAAGTTGCCGTTTACCTCGCCGGATGACCCGCTGTTAAAAGCGCGCATGGAAGATTGCCGTTTGCGCGGTGGCGACCCGTTCGATGAAGTGCAACTACCAGATGCCGTCATTACTCTCAAACAGGGAGTAGGGCGACTGATTCGCGACGCAGACGATCGCGGCGTGCTGGTGATTTGCGACAATCGGCTGGTGATGCGCCCTTATGGCGCCACTTTCCTTGCCAGCCTGCCGCCCGCGCCGCGTACCCGTGATATTGCCCGAGCGGTTCGTTTCCTTGCGATACCATCCTCCAGGTAA
- a CDS encoding RidA family protein, translated as MTIVRIDAEARWSDVVIHNNTLYYTGVPENLDADAFEQTANTLAQIDAVLEKQGSNKSSILDATIFLADKNDFAAMNKAWDAWVVAGHAPVRCTVQAGLMNPQYKVEIKIIAAV; from the coding sequence ATGACTATCGTTCGTATCGACGCTGAAGCCCGCTGGTCTGATGTGGTGATCCACAACAACACGCTCTACTACACTGGCGTACCAGAAAACCTTGATGCTGATGCTTTTGAACAAACCGCCAACACGCTGGCGCAAATTGACGCCGTGCTGGAAAAACAAGGCAGCAATAAATCGAGCATTCTGGATGCCACCATTTTCCTTGCCGATAAAAACGACTTTGCGGCAATGAATAAAGCATGGGATGCCTGGGTTGTAGCGGGTCACGCGCCGGTGCGCTGCACGGTGCAGGCGGGGCTGATGAATCCGCAGTACAAGGTTGAAATTAAGATTATCGCTGCGGTTTAA
- a CDS encoding DUF1889 family protein: MPAVIDKALDFIGAMDVSASTPSSMNESTAKGIFKYLHDLGVPASVADITARADQEGWNPGFTEKMVGWAKKMESGERIVIKNPEYFSSYMQEELKALV; this comes from the coding sequence ATGCCTGCAGTAATAGATAAAGCTCTGGATTTTATTGGTGCCATGGATGTATCAGCATCAACGCCAAGTTCTATGAATGAAAGTACGGCGAAGGGAATATTTAAATATTTGCATGATCTGGGTGTACCCGCGAGTGTCGCCGATATTACTGCACGAGCCGACCAGGAAGGTTGGAATCCTGGATTCACGGAAAAAATGGTGGGATGGGCAAAAAAAATGGAGTCTGGTGAACGTATTGTGATTAAAAACCCAGAATACTTTTCGTCATACATGCAAGAAGAACTCAAAGCACTGGTATGA
- a CDS encoding pentapeptide repeat-containing protein, producing the protein MIRIDFVTDDVLYLDTDSLIGWDFSGMNLHRAVFDGMCMDGARFNDAHLRNISFIKTSLIGGNLSRSALMCAWLNHADLTNCNFAQSRPIAADFSHARLCGADFTAADLRGANFAGTDLQNVCFNGAHYDKRTVWPAEFDPKIYGAVLVE; encoded by the coding sequence ATGATCCGTATCGATTTCGTCACGGATGACGTCCTGTATCTTGATACGGATAGCCTCATCGGCTGGGATTTTTCTGGCATGAATTTACATCGTGCCGTTTTCGACGGCATGTGCATGGATGGTGCACGGTTTAATGATGCGCATCTGCGTAATATCAGTTTTATCAAAACTTCCCTTATTGGGGGGAACCTTTCGAGATCTGCCCTGATGTGTGCCTGGTTAAACCACGCCGATCTGACGAATTGTAATTTTGCTCAGTCACGACCTATTGCTGCTGATTTTAGCCACGCACGACTTTGTGGGGCAGATTTTACCGCTGCCGATTTAAGAGGCGCTAATTTCGCAGGGACAGATCTTCAGAATGTCTGTTTTAACGGGGCGCATTATGACAAACGAACCGTCTGGCCTGCAGAATTTGATCCAAAGATTTACGGAGCTGTGTTGGTTGAGTGA
- a CDS encoding YoaH family protein, whose protein sequence is MFAGLPSLTHEQQQKAVERIQELMAQGMSSGQAIALVAEELRANHTGEQIVARFEDEDE, encoded by the coding sequence ATGTTTGCAGGTTTACCTTCACTCACCCATGAACAGCAGCAAAAAGCCGTTGAGCGTATTCAGGAACTGATGGCACAGGGGATGAGCAGCGGTCAGGCAATCGCGCTGGTGGCAGAAGAGCTGCGCGCCAACCATACCGGCGAGCAAATAGTGGCGCGTTTTGAGGATGAAGACGAGTAA
- the pabB gene encoding aminodeoxychorismate synthase component 1, translating into MKTLSPAVITLPWRQDAAEFYFARLSHLPWAMLLHSGYADHPHSRFDIVVADPVCTLTTHDNETRVCEGEIRTTTTDDPLKVLQQALDRANIHPSHSNNLPFQGGALGLFGYDLGRRFESLPEIAQRDLDLPDMAVGIYDWALIVDHQHQRISLLSHGDVNARLAWLDSQQIAPQQDFKLTSAWQSNMNREQYGEKFRQVQEYLHSGDCYQVNLAQRFHATYSGDEWQAFVQLNQANRAPFSAFLRLEQGVILSLSPERFILCDGGEIQTRPIKGTLPRLSDPQEDSKQAEKLANSPKDRAENLMIVDLMRNDIGRVAVPGSVKVPELFVVEPFPAVHHLVSTITARLPEQLHASDLLRAAFPGGSITGAPKVRAMEIIDELEPQRRNAWCGSIGYLSFCGNMDTSITIRTLTAVNGQIYCSAGGGIVADSQEEAEYQETFDKVNRILKQLEK; encoded by the coding sequence ATGAAGACGTTATCTCCCGCTGTGATTACTTTACCCTGGCGTCAGGACGCCGCTGAATTTTATTTTGCCCGCTTAAGCCACCTGCCATGGGCGATGTTGTTGCACTCCGGCTACGCCGACCATCCGCATAGTCGCTTTGATATTGTGGTGGCTGACCCCGTTTGCACTTTAACCACTCACGATAATGAAACCCGGGTATGTGAAGGAGAAATCCGCACAACGACCACTGACGATCCGCTCAAAGTGCTCCAACAGGCACTGGACCGTGCAAACATTCACCCGTCGCATAGCAATAATTTGCCATTTCAGGGCGGTGCGCTTGGGCTGTTTGGCTACGATCTGGGACGTCGGTTTGAGTCGCTGCCAGAAATTGCGCAACGAGATCTCGACTTGCCTGACATGGCGGTTGGTATCTACGACTGGGCGCTAATCGTCGACCACCAGCATCAGCGTATTTCGCTACTCAGCCATGGTGATGTCAATGCTCGTCTGGCGTGGCTGGACAGCCAGCAAATAGCACCACAGCAAGATTTCAAGTTAACATCCGCCTGGCAATCCAATATGAACCGCGAGCAGTATGGCGAGAAATTTCGCCAGGTGCAGGAATATCTGCACAGCGGCGATTGCTATCAGGTGAATCTCGCCCAGCGTTTTCACGCGACCTATTCTGGCGATGAATGGCAGGCGTTCGTTCAGCTTAATCAGGCAAACCGCGCACCGTTCAGTGCCTTCCTGCGTCTGGAACAAGGTGTGATTTTAAGCCTTTCACCAGAACGGTTTATTCTTTGTGATGGTGGTGAGATCCAGACCCGCCCGATTAAAGGCACGCTCCCACGCTTGTCCGATCCTCAGGAAGATAGCAAACAAGCTGAAAAACTGGCGAACTCACCGAAAGATCGCGCCGAAAACCTGATGATTGTCGATTTAATGCGCAATGACATCGGCCGAGTTGCCGTACCAGGTTCAGTAAAAGTGCCTGAACTGTTTGTGGTAGAGCCCTTCCCTGCCGTGCATCATCTGGTCAGCACCATAACGGCACGCTTGCCAGAGCAGTTGCATGCCAGCGATCTGCTGCGCGCTGCTTTTCCTGGTGGTTCAATCACCGGCGCGCCGAAAGTGCGGGCAATGGAGATTATTGATGAACTGGAACCGCAGCGACGCAATGCCTGGTGCGGCAGCATTGGCTATTTAAGCTTCTGCGGCAATATGGATACCAGCATCACCATCCGCACGCTGACGGCGGTTAACGGGCAGATTTACTGTTCAGCTGGTGGCGGCATCGTTGCTGATAGCCAGGAAGAAGCGGAATATCAGGAAACTTTTGATAAAGTTAATCGTATCCTGAAGCAACTGGAGAAGTAA
- a CDS encoding CoA pyrophosphatase has translation MEYRGLTLDDFLSRFQLLRPQINRETLNHRQAAVLIPIVRRPQPGLLLTQRSIHLRKHAGQVAFPGGAVDDTDASVIAAALREAEEEVAIPPSAVEVIGVLPPVDSVTGYQVTPVVGIIPPDLPYRASEDEVSAVFEMPLAQALHLGRYHPLDIYRRGDSHRVWLSWYEQYFVWGMTAGIIRELALQIGVKP, from the coding sequence GTGGAATACCGTGGCCTGACGCTTGATGATTTTTTATCGCGATTTCAACTATTGCGTCCGCAAATTAACCGGGAAACCTTAAATCATCGTCAGGCTGCCGTGTTAATCCCCATTGTCCGCCGACCGCAGCCGGGCTTGCTGCTGACTCAGCGTTCCATTCATCTGCGCAAACATGCTGGACAAGTCGCATTCCCTGGAGGTGCGGTCGATGACACGGACGCGTCAGTTATCGCCGCTGCGCTGCGTGAAGCCGAAGAAGAGGTCGCCATACCGCCTTCAGCCGTTGAGGTTATCGGCGTGTTACCCCCTGTCGATAGCGTAACGGGCTACCAGGTCACTCCCGTGGTCGGCATTATCCCACCTGATTTACCGTATCGCGCCAGTGAAGATGAAGTCTCCGCAGTATTTGAAATGCCGCTTGCCCAGGCGTTACATTTGGGCCGTTATCATCCTTTGGATATCTACCGTCGTGGCGATTCGCATCGGGTATGGCTTTCCTGGTACGAACAGTATTTTGTATGGGGAATGACCGCAGGCATAATTCGTGAACTGGCGCTACAAATTGGTGTGAAACCCTGA
- the sdaA gene encoding L-serine ammonia-lyase — protein sequence MISLFDMFKVGIGPSSSHTVGPMKAGKQFVDDLVEKGLLDSVTRVAVDVYGSLSLTGKGHHTDIAIIMGLAGNEPATVDIDSIPGFIRDVEERERLLLAQGRHEVDFPRDNGMRFHNGNLPLHENGMQIHAYNGDTVVYSKTYYSIGGGFIVDEEHFGHDAANEVSVPYPFKSATELLAYCNETGYSLSGLAMQNELALHSKKEIDEYFAHVWQTMQACIDRGMNTEGVLPGPLRVPRRASALRRMLVSSDKLSNDPMNVIDWVNMFALAVNEENAAGGRVVTAPTNGACGIVPAVLAYYDHFIESVSPDIYTRYFMAAGAIGALYKMNASISGAEVGCQGEVGVACSMAAAGLAELLGGSPEQVCVAAEIGMEHNLGLTCDPVAGQVQVPCIERNAIASVKAINAARMALRRTSAPRVSLDKVIETMYETGKDMNAKYRETSRGGLAIKVQCD from the coding sequence GTGATTAGTCTATTCGACATGTTTAAGGTGGGGATTGGTCCCTCATCTTCCCATACTGTAGGGCCTATGAAGGCGGGTAAACAGTTCGTCGATGATCTGGTCGAAAAAGGCTTACTGGATAGCGTTACCCGCGTTGCCGTGGACGTTTATGGTTCACTGTCGCTGACGGGTAAAGGCCACCACACCGATATCGCCATTATTATGGGTCTTGCAGGTAACGAACCTGCCACCGTGGATATCGACAGTATTCCCGGTTTTATTCGCGACGTAGAAGAGCGCGAACGTCTGCTGCTGGCACAGGGACGGCATGAAGTGGATTTCCCACGCGACAACGGGATGCGTTTTCATAACGGTAACCTGCCGCTGCATGAAAACGGGATGCAAATCCACGCCTATAACGGCGATACAGTTGTTTACAGCAAAACTTATTATTCCATCGGCGGCGGTTTTATCGTCGATGAAGAACATTTTGGGCACGATGCCGCCAACGAAGTCAGTGTGCCGTATCCGTTCAAATCCGCCACCGAGCTGCTGGCGTACTGTAATGAAACCGGTTATTCCCTTTCCGGTCTGGCAATGCAGAACGAACTGGCGTTGCACAGTAAGAAAGAAATCGACGAGTATTTCGCTCATGTCTGGCAAACCATGCAGGCATGTATCGATCGCGGCATGAATACCGAAGGCGTATTGCCTGGCCCGCTGCGTGTTCCGCGCCGTGCGTCTGCCCTGCGCCGGATGCTGGTTTCCAGCGATAAACTGTCTAACGATCCGATGAATGTCATCGACTGGGTAAACATGTTTGCGCTGGCGGTAAACGAAGAAAACGCCGCCGGTGGTCGTGTGGTAACTGCGCCAACTAACGGTGCCTGCGGCATCGTTCCGGCAGTGCTGGCATACTATGACCACTTTATTGAATCGGTCAGCCCTGATATTTATACCCGCTACTTTATGGCGGCCGGAGCGATTGGCGCACTGTACAAAATGAACGCGTCTATTTCCGGTGCGGAAGTCGGTTGCCAGGGCGAAGTGGGCGTTGCCTGTTCAATGGCTGCGGCGGGTCTTGCAGAACTGTTGGGCGGTAGCCCTGAACAGGTTTGCGTGGCGGCGGAAATTGGCATGGAGCACAACCTTGGTCTGACTTGCGACCCGGTTGCGGGTCAGGTTCAGGTTCCGTGCATTGAACGTAACGCTATTGCATCAGTGAAGGCGATTAACGCCGCGCGGATGGCTCTGCGTCGTACTAGTGCACCACGAGTTTCACTGGATAAAGTCATCGAAACGATGTACGAAACAGGAAAGGATATGAACGCTAAATATCGCGAAACCTCACGCGGTGGTCTGGCGATTAAAGTCCAGTGTGACTAA
- a CDS encoding EAL domain-containing protein, translated as MQKAQRIIKTYRRNRMIVCTICALFTLVATLSVRFISQRNLNQQRVILFANHAVEELDKVLQPLQAGRELLLPLIGLPCSVTHLPLRKQAAKLQTVRSIGLVQNGTLYCSSIFGYRNVPVHDIQADLPAPRPLLRLTTDRVLLKGSPVLIQWYPSSSHSGDGVLEMINIGLLTTMLLEPQLPQIRDASLTVANRHLLYDDGLVDSLPPLNGNERYQVSSQNFPFTISVSGPGATELALHHLPSQFPLAVLLSLLVGYVAWLATAHRMSFSREINLGLAQHEFELFCQPLLNARSQQCIGVEILLRWNNPRQGWISPDVFIPIAEEHHLIVPLTRYVMMETIRQLHVFPISSQFHIGINVAPSHFRRGVLLKDLNQYWFSAHPIQQLILEITERDALVDVDYRIARELHRKNVKLAIDDFGTGNSSFSWLETLRPDVLKIDKSFTAAIGSDAVNSTVTDIIIALGQRLNIELVAEGVETQEQAKYLRRHGVHILQGYLYAQPMPLRDFPKWLAGSQPPPTRHNRHVTPVMPLR; from the coding sequence ATGCAAAAAGCACAACGGATCATTAAAACCTATCGCCGTAATCGAATGATTGTTTGTACAATTTGCGCACTCTTTACGCTTGTGGCGACACTAAGCGTGCGATTTATTTCACAGCGTAATTTAAATCAACAGCGGGTGATCCTCTTCGCCAATCACGCGGTTGAAGAGCTGGATAAAGTCTTGCAGCCCCTTCAGGCGGGACGCGAGCTTTTACTTCCGTTGATTGGCCTCCCCTGCTCAGTCACTCATTTGCCTCTACGCAAGCAGGCCGCCAAACTGCAAACCGTGCGTTCTATTGGCCTGGTTCAAAACGGTACGCTCTATTGCTCCAGTATCTTTGGCTATCGAAATGTCCCTGTTCATGATATTCAAGCCGATTTGCCTGCCCCACGGCCTCTTCTGCGTCTTACCACCGATCGCGTGTTGCTTAAAGGTAGCCCAGTACTGATCCAGTGGTATCCCTCGTCATCACATAGCGGTGATGGCGTTCTGGAGATGATCAACATTGGACTATTGACGACGATGTTACTGGAACCGCAGTTGCCGCAAATCAGAGACGCCAGCCTGACGGTAGCCAATCGCCATTTACTCTATGATGATGGTCTGGTTGATTCTTTACCTCCGCTTAATGGCAATGAACGTTACCAGGTTTCATCGCAGAATTTTCCTTTTACCATCAGCGTTAGCGGACCAGGTGCGACGGAGCTGGCGTTGCACCATCTTCCCAGCCAGTTCCCGCTGGCGGTACTGTTGAGTTTACTGGTGGGTTATGTTGCATGGCTGGCAACCGCACACAGAATGAGTTTTTCGCGCGAAATTAATCTTGGCCTCGCGCAACATGAGTTCGAGCTATTCTGTCAACCTTTACTAAACGCACGCAGTCAGCAATGTATTGGCGTAGAGATATTGCTGCGCTGGAATAACCCACGTCAGGGTTGGATCTCGCCGGATGTGTTTATCCCTATTGCGGAAGAACATCACCTGATAGTGCCGCTTACCCGTTATGTGATGATGGAAACCATCCGTCAACTCCACGTTTTTCCAATAAGCAGCCAGTTTCATATTGGGATTAACGTCGCCCCCAGCCATTTTCGCCGTGGCGTGCTGTTGAAAGATCTCAATCAGTACTGGTTCAGTGCTCACCCGATTCAGCAACTCATCCTTGAAATAACCGAGCGCGATGCGCTGGTAGATGTCGATTATCGGATTGCCCGCGAACTGCATCGTAAAAACGTCAAGCTGGCGATTGATGACTTCGGCACCGGCAACAGTTCGTTTTCCTGGCTTGAAACGTTACGTCCTGACGTGCTGAAAATTGATAAGTCTTTCACTGCGGCGATTGGTTCAGATGCAGTTAACTCGACGGTGACAGATATCATTATTGCGCTGGGGCAAAGACTGAATATTGAACTGGTGGCGGAAGGCGTTGAAACGCAAGAACAAGCGAAGTATTTGCGCCGTCATGGCGTACATATTTTACAAGGGTATTTGTACGCGCAGCCCATGCCGCTGCGTGATTTCCCGAAATGGCTGGCGGGCAGCCAACCGCCGCCCACCAGGCATAACCGACACGTTACGCCCGTTATGCCATTGCGTTAG
- the yoaE gene encoding CNNM family cation transport protein YoaE: protein MEFLMDPSIWAGLLTLVVLEIVLGIDNLVFIAILADKLPPKQRDKARLLGLSLALIMRLGLLSLISWMVTLTKPLFTVMDFSFSGRDLIMLFGGIFLLFKATTELHERLENRDHDSGHGKGYASFWVVVTQIVILDAVFSLDAVITAVGMVNHLPVMMAAVVIAMAVMLLASKPLTRFVNQHPTVVVLCLSFLLMIGLSLVAEGFGFHIPKGYLYAAIGFSIIIEVFNQIARRNFIRHQSTLPLRARTADAILRLMGGKRQANIQHDADSPVPIPVPEGAFAEEERYMINGVLTLASRSLRGIMTPRGEISWVDANLGVDEIRQQLLSSPHSLFPVCRGELDEIIGIVRAKELLVALEVGVDVTAIASASPAIIVPETLDPINLLGVLRRARGSFVIVTNEFGVVQGLVTPLDVLEAIAGEFPDADETPEIVIDGDGWLVKGGTDLHALQQALDVEHLTDDDDIATVAGLVISANGHIPRAGDVIDVGPLHITIVEANDYRVDLVRIVKEQPQHDEDE from the coding sequence ATGGAATTCTTAATGGATCCCTCGATTTGGGCGGGGCTGCTCACGCTTGTCGTCCTTGAAATCGTGCTGGGTATCGATAACCTCGTTTTTATCGCCATCCTTGCCGATAAACTGCCGCCGAAACAACGTGATAAAGCGCGTTTGTTGGGGCTGTCACTGGCGTTGATTATGCGCCTGGGGCTGTTATCGCTTATTTCATGGATGGTCACGCTGACCAAACCGCTATTTACCGTAATGGATTTTTCTTTCTCCGGGCGCGATCTGATTATGCTGTTCGGGGGGATATTCTTGCTGTTCAAAGCGACAACCGAGTTGCATGAGCGGCTGGAAAACCGCGATCATGACTCTGGTCACGGTAAAGGTTATGCCAGTTTTTGGGTGGTCGTCACACAGATTGTCATCCTTGACGCTGTTTTCTCGCTGGATGCAGTGATTACTGCCGTAGGGATGGTCAACCATCTACCGGTAATGATGGCTGCGGTAGTGATTGCGATGGCAGTTATGTTGCTGGCATCGAAACCGCTGACGCGATTCGTTAACCAGCATCCAACAGTTGTAGTGCTCTGTTTGAGCTTCCTGTTGATGATTGGTCTGAGCCTCGTAGCTGAAGGTTTTGGTTTCCATATTCCAAAAGGCTACCTGTATGCAGCAATTGGTTTCTCGATCATCATCGAAGTGTTTAACCAGATTGCGCGCCGTAACTTTATTCGCCATCAGTCGACTTTACCGCTGCGTGCGCGTACCGCCGATGCCATTCTGCGTTTGATGGGGGGTAAACGTCAGGCAAATATTCAACACGATGCCGATAGCCCGGTGCCAATTCCGGTTCCAGAAGGTGCCTTTGCTGAAGAAGAGCGTTATATGATTAACGGCGTACTGACTTTGGCGTCACGCTCTCTGCGCGGCATTATGACGCCACGCGGTGAGATCAGTTGGGTAGATGCTAACCTTGGCGTTGATGAAATCCGCCAGCAACTGCTTTCTTCACCGCACAGCCTGTTTCCGGTGTGTCGTGGTGAACTGGATGAAATCATCGGTATCGTGCGTGCCAAAGAACTGCTGGTGGCACTGGAAGTCGGTGTCGACGTGACGGCAATTGCTTCTGCTTCTCCGGCGATAATCGTTCCGGAAACCCTCGACCCGATCAACCTGCTGGGAGTGTTGCGTCGTGCTCGCGGTAGTTTTGTTATCGTCACCAACGAGTTTGGTGTGGTGCAAGGTCTGGTTACGCCGCTGGATGTACTGGAAGCCATTGCTGGTGAGTTCCCGGATGCAGATGAAACGCCGGAAATTGTTATCGATGGCGACGGTTGGCTGGTAAAAGGTGGTACAGACTTACATGCCTTACAGCAGGCGCTTGATGTTGAGCACCTTACCGATGATGATGATATTGCGACGGTTGCAGGTCTGGTAATTTCGGCAAATGGTCACATTCCTCGCGCAGGCGACGTGATCGATGTTGGACCGCTGCATATCACCATCGTAGAAGCCAATGATTATCGTGTTGATCTGGTTCGCATTGTTAAAGAGCAACCGCAGCACGATGAAGACGAATAG
- a CDS encoding protein YoaL, with protein sequence MDRHRRHFSIRPYSACLTGIFCRTFCLYFLVSPALFLAPISYSLSRSLSWNS encoded by the coding sequence ATGGATCGTCACCGACGTCACTTCAGCATCAGGCCATATAGCGCCTGCCTTACTGGCATTTTTTGCCGCACCTTTTGTTTGTATTTTCTCGTTTCGCCTGCATTATTTCTGGCGCCGATTAGCTATTCCTTAAGCAGGAGCTTGTCATGGAATTCTTAA